The genomic region TTGCCGCTCTGAAGCGGACTGGATCATTGGTCTCAATGCCACTCGAGCCTACACAGTGAAACACAGTCATGGTCGAGGCGTGCTTAGTGTGGGACGTGTACAAACGCCCGTCTTGGCGATGATAGTCAATCGCGACCAGGCAATACGCCAATTCAAAGCTGAGAACTACTGGGAACTTTGGACTCTTTATCGCCAAGTTAAATTTAAGCATCAACGAGATCGTTTTAGTAAAAATGAAGAAGCTCAAGAAATATTTAATCGGGTCATTAATCAGCCCCTACAAATCACCGATCTAAGTGAGAAAAAAACGACTCAAAGAGCCCCACAACTTTTTGATTTAACGGAACTCCAGCGAGTGATGAATCGCAAAGCTGGCTTACCAGCAGTAAAAACTCTCGCTATTGCGCAAAAACTCTACGAGAGCAAGCTCATCTCCTACCCCAGAACTGATAGTCGCTACCTAAGTGATGATATCTACCCCACCTGTGGTAAGATCCTTGAGAAACTCAGCGCTAATAAAACCAAAGAGATTGCGCTACTCGACCTAAATAATTTAGCTAAGCAACGCAATTATTTCAATAGTTCTAAAGTCAGTGATCACCACGCAATCATCCCCACTGGGCATAGTACTGCGTCTTTGGATAGCAATGAACTTCGTGTATACGATGAAATTGTCACTCGTTTTATTGCCATTTTTTATCCTCCCTGTGAAAAAGCACATACGACTGTAAGTGCCATGGTGGCCGAAGAGACTTTCAAAGCCAAGGGTACTACCATCCTAACAGAAGGCTGGCTCGCTCTTTATGGTGGTGGAAAAAAACAAGATAATGACGAGCAAATTCTTCCTGTTTTTCAAGTGGGTGAATCAGGCCCCCATCAAGCTGAAATCAAACAATGCCAAACTAAGCCTCCCAAGCATTTCAACGAATCATCTTTACTCAGTGCGATGGAGACCGCCGGCAAAGAAATAGATGACGAAGAACTCAAAGAAGCCATGAAGGATCGAGGTCTAGGCACTGCTGCCACCCGCGCTAATATTATCGAAACTTTAGTGAAACGCGATTACATAAGCAAATCAAAACGTCAGCTTCTAGCCACCGACAAAGGTGAAGACCTGATTCGTTTACTCTCGGCCCAAAAGACTCTTACTTCGCCTGATCTCACTGGTGATTGGGAAAATAAACTCAAGTTAATGGAAAAAGGCCAACTGAGTGCCAAAGACTTTATGCAAGAAGTCAGTTCCTACGCCGAACAAATTATCGGCACCCTCAATTCCAAAGAAATGGATAAAAGCATGGGCTTCGGCCCCTGTCCTTTATGCAGTAGTCCCGTGATTAAAGGAAAGACTGGCTATGGGTGCTCCGCTTGGAAAACGGGTTGTCAATTTCGTTTTCACGCCGAACAATTTGGTTCGAAAATTAAAGATGATGATGTTCCTGTATTACTCAGTGCTGGGCGTCTCAATCGCCCGCGAAAACTTACTGACGCCACAGGAAATGAGCTCAGTGCCTACATCACTCTGGATAAGCAAGGACAAATGGGTCTACTGAGGCGTGAAGAAAAAATTAATGCCGATGCGATTGGCTCTTGTCCTCTATGCCGGG from Lentisphaera profundi harbors:
- a CDS encoding type IA DNA topoisomerase → MKVILAEKPSVARDIARVLGARSKKDGYIEGNGYLVTWAFGHLVQLQNPDAYDASLKKWTLAPLPFIPGSFKLEISSMKGVKKQFNTIKKLFSSATEIICATDAGREGELIFRYIAQLCHVKNKPSKRLWINSLTDSAIQQGFANLKPLKQFDALADAARCRSEADWIIGLNATRAYTVKHSHGRGVLSVGRVQTPVLAMIVNRDQAIRQFKAENYWELWTLYRQVKFKHQRDRFSKNEEAQEIFNRVINQPLQITDLSEKKTTQRAPQLFDLTELQRVMNRKAGLPAVKTLAIAQKLYESKLISYPRTDSRYLSDDIYPTCGKILEKLSANKTKEIALLDLNNLAKQRNYFNSSKVSDHHAIIPTGHSTASLDSNELRVYDEIVTRFIAIFYPPCEKAHTTVSAMVAEETFKAKGTTILTEGWLALYGGGKKQDNDEQILPVFQVGESGPHQAEIKQCQTKPPKHFNESSLLSAMETAGKEIDDEELKEAMKDRGLGTAATRANIIETLVKRDYISKSKRQLLATDKGEDLIRLLSAQKTLTSPDLTGDWENKLKLMEKGQLSAKDFMQEVSSYAEQIIGTLNSKEMDKSMGFGPCPLCSSPVIKGKTGYGCSAWKTGCQFRFHAEQFGSKIKDDDVPVLLSAGRLNRPRKLTDATGNELSAYITLDKQGQMGLLRREEKINADAIGSCPLCRGNVMDKHKGYSCDSCDFVIWKKIAGRNTSLALAQVLINKGRSQELKGFRSKAGKRFSAALVLKDGKVEFNFKS